In Candidatus Cloacimonadaceae bacterium, the DNA window CAGCGCACGGATGAGACGGAAACGAGTGCGTGCGGGCTCGATGATATCGTCTATGAAGCCACGTTCGGCGGCGTTGTAGGGATTGGCAAATTTCTCGCGGTATTCTTCTTCCCTTTCCTTCAGTGCTTTTTTAGGATCATCCGAGGCTTGGGCTTCCTTGCGGAAGATCACTTCGACAGCGCTTTTGGGACCCATCACCGCGATTTCAGCACTGGGCCACGCATAGACAAGATCAGCCCGCATGTGGCGGCTGTTCATCACGCAATAGGCACCACCATAGGCTTTGCGAAGGATGACGGTGATCTTTGGAACCGTAGCTTCCGCAAAGGCATAGAGCATCTTGGCGCCATGGCGGATGATGCCGTTGTGTTCCTGATTCGTTCCGGGAAGAAAGCCGGGGACGTCCTCCAATACGATGATGGGAACGTTGAAGGCATCGCAGAAACGCACAAATCTCGCAGATTTGACCGAGGCATCAATATCAAGAACCCCGGCAAGAACTTTTGGCTGGTTGGCGACAATGCCCACGGGGTGTCCGTTCATTCTGGCAAAGCCGACGAGGATGTTTTGGGCATAGTTTTTCATCACTTGCAGGAATTCGCCTTCGTCCACGAGTTCGTGGATGACGTCAAGCATGTCATAGGGCTTGTTCGGATTTTCCGGAATGATATGGTTGAGGGCTTCGCAAGAACGGTTCACTGTGTCGTGAGTGGGCGTGTAAGGCGGATCTTCCATGTTGTTCGAAGGCAAATAGCTGAGCAGCATCTTGATCAGCATCATGGTTTCTTCCTCGTTGTTGGACATGAAGTGCGCCACGCCGCTTTTACTGGTATGCACTCCCGAGCCTCCGAGGTCTTCGGTGGTGACCGTTTCGTTGAGCACAGTTTTGACGACCTTGGGACCGGTCACAAACATATAGCTGTTGTGCTTTTCCATGATGATAAAATCTGTGATCGCTGGGGAATAGACCGCTCCACCGGCACAGGGACCGAGGATTGCCGAAATCTGTGGGATGACTCCGCTTGCCATCACGTTGCGCCAAAATATTTCGGCATAACCTGCGAGTGCATCGACGCCCTCCTGGATGCGTGCTCCGCCACTATCGTTCAGTCCGATCAAGGGGCTGCCGTTCTTGAGTGCCATGTCCATCACTTTGCAGATTTTCTCCGCATAGGTTTTGGATAGCGAGCCGCCAAACACGGTGAAATCCTGGGCAAAGACATAGACCACGCGTTCGTTGATGGTTGCGCAGCCGGTGACGACACCGTCTCCGGAATAGACGGTATCCTCCATGCCAAAATTGTGGCATTGGTGCGTGACAAAGAGGTCAAACTCCTCAAAGCTGTCCGGATCGACTAAAAGTGCGATGCGTTCACGGGCGGTGAGCTTGCCTTTTTCATGCTGCTCTTTGATGCGTTTCTCACCACCGCCCAAGCGGGCTTGGTCGCGCTTTTCGCGCAGCATGATGATCTTCTTTGATGTTTCCATCACTCTATCCTTAGTTTGTATTATTATTTTATCATAGCTACAGGTCATTTTTTTTCAGCACCTGTTTTCGTAAAGCTATTTCGTGATGAGGTGAAGGATGGCGATGGTTAATTCGTAATCCGGTTGAGCTTGTCTTTATGGCGAAAAGGATTATCCTGTTATTAAATAAATATGCCTAATCAGGGAGGTTACAATGCAGTCGGATTTGGATATTGCACACCAGGTGAGGCTACTACCGATAGATGAGATCGCTGCCAAGATCGGTTTGAAACCCGATGACTTGGATCATTATGGAGACTTTAAAGCCAAAATCCGCTACAAAGCGCTTTTTGCGACGAAGGACAACCCCATCGGCAAGCTCATCCTCGTTTCCGCCATCACGCCAACACCCGCAGGAGAAGGTAAAACCACCGTTTCCATCGGGCTCTCGCAAGCGCTCAATAAATTGGGCAAAAAGTCCATTGTCGCCATCCGCGAGCCCTCGCTGGGTCCAGTCTTTGGCATCAAGGGAGGAGCCGCAGGAGGGGGCTGGTCACAGGTTTTGCCCATGGAAGATATCAACCTTCATTT includes these proteins:
- a CDS encoding acyl-CoA carboxylase subunit beta, whose amino-acid sequence is METSKKIIMLREKRDQARLGGGEKRIKEQHEKGKLTARERIALLVDPDSFEEFDLFVTHQCHNFGMEDTVYSGDGVVTGCATINERVVYVFAQDFTVFGGSLSKTYAEKICKVMDMALKNGSPLIGLNDSGGARIQEGVDALAGYAEIFWRNVMASGVIPQISAILGPCAGGAVYSPAITDFIIMEKHNSYMFVTGPKVVKTVLNETVTTEDLGGSGVHTSKSGVAHFMSNNEEETMMLIKMLLSYLPSNNMEDPPYTPTHDTVNRSCEALNHIIPENPNKPYDMLDVIHELVDEGEFLQVMKNYAQNILVGFARMNGHPVGIVANQPKVLAGVLDIDASVKSARFVRFCDAFNVPIIVLEDVPGFLPGTNQEHNGIIRHGAKMLYAFAEATVPKITVILRKAYGGAYCVMNSRHMRADLVYAWPSAEIAVMGPKSAVEVIFRKEAQASDDPKKALKEREEEYREKFANPYNAAERGFIDDIIEPARTRFRLIRALEMLANKKDSIPARKHGNIPL